In Elgaria multicarinata webbii isolate HBS135686 ecotype San Diego chromosome 18, rElgMul1.1.pri, whole genome shotgun sequence, the DNA window GATCATGCTGTTACCGCGGCAATGGCTCAAGGTGCTGCCAGCTCAACGCGAGGGCTTTGGATAGGGACGCAAAACAGGCTGTCTTCTTTGTACAGCATTTGGATACATGCGGTTCACTACCACAAACTGTGGGGATGGCGAACAgcttaaaactttttaaaaaaccaacaggcTTGTATAACGTCATGGTGGTAAGTCCACTGCTGATTAAATAGAACTCAGACCAAAGTCTACTTAGTCCAGCATGCTATATCCAGTCTAGGCCACTCTGGCGCCTCTGGTATTTcacaagcagggcaggaaggTGATGAAGGTGCCCTCTTCGTCCCCTATAGGCACCTTGCCACTGTACAGGCAGGTTCTGTATAGCTTTTGTAGCTCACGGGCTGTTCAAAAACTATCCCCTATCAGTTTatctaatccttttttaaagccagttAACCTTGAAGCCATCACCACACACTACAGCAATGAACCCTGTACATTTATTACTCTTATTGTATCACAAAATGCGTaataaagtgaaagaaaacttgAAAGCCACGGGGAGCtcgtgttttattttaaaaggagaggcACCTGTCTGAATTCAGCAAAGTAGAGATTGCCCTCGCTGAACTCTTTCCCCAGGGAGACATTAAGAGTGACTTCCGCGTTGTCATAGTGGGAGCTCAAATCAAGGTCTTCGTGCAAGGCATACTTCACAACGAACGCTTTGTGGCTGTCCAGGCAGTCTCCGCCGCAGTCCGGGTACAGCAACGCTGTGAGGGGGTGCAGGTATTTCTCACGCAGAGGCGTGATGAAAGCCTCGTCCATCCCAAGTTCGTCTAAGAGAACCTGCagtggatagtgtgtgtgtgtgtgtgtgtgtgtgtgtgagtgagagagagagagagagagatattttaaagaaaacatcccaggcagaatataaatgacgTTTCCAACAGAAGGGTTGGGGCATTTTGTAGCAGTCAGGTTCTTGCAATGTCCCATTTCTAATGTCTCATAGTTGCCTCAGTTCAGATAGTAGAGATCTGATAAAATGGAGCAGGGGCTGAATCTAAATGAGGAGAATAACTACGCATTTACCTTGTACTTTGGAGGTTTGAAAGCACTTCATATACATCATCtcctttgcttgtttatttatactTACATCCCGCTTAATAAGGAAATCTTACAAAAGGTtacttacaaatattaaaaatcactatTTAAAGTATCTCCTTTCACGCTGCTGTGTCCCAAGCTACCCATACGTACAAAACATGACTCTCACCCCATAGTTATTCATAGAGTTTGGCCTCCCCTTGGGCATCTCAGACTGTTCAAAATTCTCCAGCTCATCAATGAAAGCTCGACAGAATTCCTTGGTAAATACCGGAAGTCGATAGAGTCTCTTCTCTGATGTTGGGAAGcaggaaaacaaaaatggaggGAGCTTGAATATAACCACTCGCATGGTTGCCCTCTGGCAAGTAAAACTCCCCAGCTAACAAGAGTTAGGGGAGGGGGCGTTTCCCCCCCTCAACAACGGGAGGGAAGTTGGTTCCTCCTCCCTTCTTTTTGCCAGAAGGGTTCCCAGCTCAGTGGAAGAGGACaagctttacatgcagaagggcccCCATGTTTCATCCCAGGCATCTCTGGCTGAAAGGATTTCATGCAGCAAGGCGGAGGAAGACCCATCGCTGCCCAAGGCTTTGGAGAACCTCTGCCAGGAAAGACCGGCCCTGCTGGGCTAGAggaaccaagggtctgacttggtataaggcagctttgtatcGCCTTGTATCTCAGGCCTTCCACTGAGCCATGAATTAGTGTTACATAcacagtggaggcgggtggctccgacgtcagcgGGCAGTGAGTCTgaaccagttggaactctaaaggagctctgcaTTGTCTTCCACACCTTACGAGGAGGGACTGAAAGGACTGcagggcatgtttagtctgggggagaggaggctgaggggagacacgatagcactcttcaaatacttgaaaggtcacacagaggagggcccggatctcttctccatcatcccagagtgcaggacacggaacaatgggctcaagttaaaggaagccagattccagctggacatcaggaaaaacttcctgactgttagagcagtacggcaatggaaccagttacctagggaggttgtgggctctcccacactagaggtattcaagaggcagctggacaaccattggtcagggatgctttaaggtgagcagggggttggactaggtaGCCTCATAGGCCCCtcccagctcaactattctatgattctatgactgaaatGCTATGACTGGCATTGTCTGCCCCACTGGCACCTGAGcctccagcagcctccactgcatatcTGTGGGCAGGCAGGCTAACAAAAGGCCTGTGAGCTGGTACTCTTTGTGGCCTTCTCTGTGCAAATCAGACCATCGCTGGAGCGTTGACCCAGTTTTGCTGTGCCGAGCTCAGCAGCCCTTGGTGCCCAGGCGGGGCCGAAGGTCAGCCTAAATCACTGCTTGTGGTAGAAAAGGGAACCGTGCGATTTCAGAGCCCTGCTTCTTTTCCACGGGAGACCAAAGAGCCCGGAGGCAGCGGGCTTTGCGCCACCGTCCAGAGAAGGAAATACGGAGCCTCCCCAGGTATAACGGCCGCTCCCTCCAGGAATACCAAACACCAGCCTGAGGCTCAACAGGGGTAGGAGTCCCTTGCCACTGACGCAGCCTGTCTCATGTTGATGACAAACAGAAGCTGTTCTGCTCACCTGATATGGCTTCCACATGGCCTAGCACCCTTTGCAGATTGGCACCTTCGGAAGTGCAGTATTTCACCGTTTCTAAAAATTCTGGTGCCAGAAACGATTCCTAACATTGGATTGGAAGGAAAAGCATTACTATTTCCACAGATAATAGCAACTTCTGTTCAACAAGCCTTTAATGTGTTTCAACTTCAGTtctgttttgagagagagagagagagagagagagagagagagagaggtgcaaaAAATCACAGGCCTGATCTCTTAGCTGTGGTGACTGAGGGAGGGTTGCAGGCTTGTGCACTGGCTGTGtgggtttacacacacacacacacacacacacacacagaccatgtctctgcctttcctctctcctccctcgaACGTAGTGaagcacgtgtgtgtgtgggtgtttttacCTGTAAAGCATACAACTGTGGGTGCTTTGGTGTGTAGCTCTGGGAAATgattgcttttctttctctcGACCGGCAGCCTGATTCCTTTCTCCTCTGCACTTCTTCTTCCACCTTGGAAAATCCAATCCAATACTTATAATTAGATGGATACAACAGCGCTTTCTCCTCCTGACTTTCTCTGGATCTCCTAGGGTAGGACGTGGCCCTGCTGACACTCAAGCACCCAAACCCCACAGCTGTGTGGTGATTAGAAGTACTATAGGTTTCACCCAACCCTGCGCGTTTTCTCTTTGTCAGCCCATGTGTATCAGACTGCAGCCTTGCAGCCCAATCATATAGGGAGCACTCTGGAAACTACCTTGGACCTCCAACTGCCAGGGACCAGAAGATTCGGCAGAAGGGCTGCTTCTGTGGGCCACTCCTGAGTCTGCCTGCGGCCCCCTTCCCTGGGATACCTGCCGTGTATCCCCTATTGCGAGGGGCCGGAAGAGATggttcccccaccctgccaccaAACATGCCAACGTATTGCACGATAGTACCTCGGGAGCATTTTAATTatgagctgctttgggagacaatCTTGgttgaaaagcagggtataaaataCAAGAAGTGAATGAATAGGATCGAGCTGTTCTCACAACGAACTCGACATCCAGGTTGTCAAGATGTACTGTACCTCTTGGATGACTGCTTTAAATTCTTCTTCGCTTCTGCAGCCACGTTGTCTTAATGCCTGCAGGATAAAGAGACGCTGATGGCCTTTATGTGCCGTGcgcgtgcatacacacacacaaacacactttaactTATAAAATACAGCTCCGgttcttcctgcattgagcagggggttggacccctTCCAGcgctactattctaggattctacagTGGAAGACACCTGTGCCGGGATTATCCTGTGACTGTCCACAAAAATAACCCAGGGGACCCATGCAGCTCAGAGGCGGAACTTGTTTGCTCAAGTCTGCAGATGCAATTgttttgaaacagctctggtaaCACAAATCTGCCTATATGCAGATCTGTCTCGCGCACATGGTGCTTACAGGCTGAGACCTCTGtacatacttactcagaagtaaaatgcATTCAATTCACCAAATTTATACATCTTAGTACAGccttgcagcccaatcctatgcatattgactTTGAAATAAGCCCCACTACAGTACTTCCTTTGCTGTGGCAATCTTATTTTATAAACGCGATGGGTGGGCGGGTGGTTTGTTGTTtcgctgccttccctccctgcttTATCTGGGGGGATTCTGTATTTCATTGTGTCTTTAATCTGTTTTGAAGGCCTTCCGGTGGAAAAGCAGGCTAAAAATAGAATAAACAGGGACATCCCCAAGTCAGTGTGCCTAGGAGTGCCACATTGCACAGCGACCCTGTGTATTCAGAAGCCAGCCCCACGGAGTGCAAGGGCACTTCCTCCTGAAACGACCACGACCATGACCACGAAGAGTTTTGTGACCCTTTAAAGAGGAACACTTTCATTTTGGCATCAGGTTTTGTAGGCACCCTCCCCTATCAGATACATGACGTGTGAAGAAGCTGGCAGGTTATATCCAGCCTATGTCTGTAAAGGGGTTCAGACGGGAAAcaaggcctgcaactcccagtgcTCCTCAGCCGGCATCGCTGCCgagggaatgctgggggttgtaggatccGCGACCGGATCGCGCCCTGCATCTGCAGCGTCGAGGCTGCCGCGGAGGTGGGCGACGCCGGTGCCACAGGGGCTCTGCGCGCCTTTGCGGTGCCACGAGGCCCTTCGCGTCGGCTTTGCTGTGACACGAGCCCGGCTCTGGCCCCTCTGGAAAGGGTCGCTCCCAGGCAGCGTGTTTCGGCTCGCAGGGCCTACTCGGGAGTAAAGCTCCCCTGGGGCCTCAGCGGGGCTGCCTTCGGAGGAGGCGTGTTTGGGGCCGCAGCGCCAGAGGGCGGGCAGGGAGGCAGCCTaaacccgccgccgccgccgccccgcgcCGATGTGCGTTGAGCCCACGGGATCCCGGCTTCAATCCGGATCGGCCGCAGCGCAAGAGGCGTGCCCGTGCCCGCCCTCCAGGGCCCGCGCTGCTCCCCGCCTACCGGCCCGTGATCCCTGCGCAGCTGCTCCGGGTCCCCCGAGTAGCGCAGGTGGAGGCCGTAGCGCGGCACGAACAGGTTGTCGGTGAAGAAGCAGGCGCAGGCCCGGAAGCGGCCCCGGCCCGGACTCGAGCCCgcccccggccccggccccatCCCGCCGGGCTCCATGATGCCAGCCGGACCACGAAGGGGAGCGGAACAGATCTCCAAGGGCAACGGGTGCGTCGGCGAAAGCGCCTCGGCGGGAAACAAGCGCTCTGCGCTAGGGAGCGTCGACAAATTACGTGCAGGGCGGCTCGAGCAAAGGCAGCCCCGGCTGGGTCAGAGgagggcccggcccggcccggcccggcccggcctgcCTGCGGGGTTTCTTTCCCTGCTGCGGCTCCTCAGGCAAGAGGGGTGAGGGGGGCTCAGGAGGGGTCactgaagcccccccccaaaagaaggcCAGAGAGCACAGGTTTGCTTGAAATGTCTTTGCACCAACTCATTAATTCATTTATTCCTGACATTTCTGTGCCACCCCTCTGAGCAgttcgcaacaattaaaaccgtaaaatacagatgataaaatgcaatacaaaagtttaaaacaccaatttaaaaataataagtgaagagaagctagcagcagtgcaaaaatttaaaacaacaataccaGATATGAGAGCGACGTGTACCTCCACCCCACCTGCCACGGCCCACATGCCACGGCGGCCCGATCCCCCATGCAGCCTCCCTTCCCACAGAGCCGTCTAAGCTAGTGGCCGCAATGAGCACATCCCGAGATGGATGGAGAGCTCCGCACGTGACTGAAGGGCCCCCGCTGTGGCCTGGCTCTCCGTGGCACCAACGGCTCTACCGGCTGCACCTCTGCCTGTTCTCTAGCAGCTCAAGGCACAGCTAGGGaggctgggtgggggagagagagggagggaggtcaaCCATCTTTCAGGCGCCTAGACACCCTCGTCTGTTTTGGATATTTGAAAGCGGCCGccttttcttcatcttcatctgcTGCCATTAACTCTCTGGTTTGTTTCCTGAAGATACGTCTGAACTGCGCAAATTGGCTGCAGCCCTCAGGTGACAGTGGCAGAGATCAAGCCTGCGGAGCTACAGGGA includes these proteins:
- the OGFOD2 gene encoding 2-oxoglutarate and iron-dependent oxygenase domain-containing protein 2 isoform X1, with protein sequence MEPGGMGPGPGAGSSPGRGRFRACACFFTDNLFVPRYGLHLRYSGDPEQLRRDHGPALRQRGCRSEEEFKAVIQEVEEEVQRRKESGCRSRERKAIISQSYTPKHPQLYALQESFLAPEFLETVKYCTSEGANLQRVLGHVEAISEKRLYRLPVFTKEFCRAFIDELENFEQSEMPKGRPNSMNNYGVLLDELGMDEAFITPLREKYLHPLTALLYPDCGGDCLDSHKAFVVKYALHEDLDLSSHYDNAEVTLNVSLGKEFSEGNLYFAEFRQDANPVPKYVEVEHIPFHGLLHRGGQMHGALPIASGERWNLIVWMRSSAVRNQLCPMCNREPELVDAEGFGDGFTRSPEVLPPETVDVCSFV
- the OGFOD2 gene encoding 2-oxoglutarate and iron-dependent oxygenase domain-containing protein 2 isoform X2, whose translation is MGPGPGAGSSPGRGRFRACACFFTDNLFVPRYGLHLRYSGDPEQLRRDHGPALRQRGCRSEEEFKAVIQEESFLAPEFLETVKYCTSEGANLQRVLGHVEAISEKRLYRLPVFTKEFCRAFIDELENFEQSEMPKGRPNSMNNYGVLLDELGMDEAFITPLREKYLHPLTALLYPDCGGDCLDSHKAFVVKYALHEDLDLSSHYDNAEVTLNVSLGKEFSEGNLYFAEFRQDANPVPKYVEVEHIPFHGLLHRGGQMHGALPIASGERWNLIVWMRSSAVRNQLCPMCNREPELVDAEGFGDGFTRSPEVLPPETVDVCSFV